Genomic segment of Saccharomycodes ludwigii strain NBRC 1722 chromosome VI, whole genome shotgun sequence:
gaCACAGATGGTGCTGGCCCCTTATCACAATATTATTTCGACAaactttcttcttcatgGTTTTCTAATCAAAATTTCTGTACATATCCGTCTGTACAACATATGCAGGAAGTGCGAGAAATGGTGGAAGCCTTTTTAGACGGCTTACCTAACTGTATGAGAGATTTAACAAAATGTGCCAATCTAGGTGATAACgcatttttcatttatttaattcattCAGCTTATTACGACACATTATCCTATTTATCTTCTCATATACCAGGGACCAGTTATATAATGGAATAtgacataaaaaaattggaaatcCTATGTTTAATgaagaaatttaaaacttggACTTTGTTTCAGGAAATGGAGTCTCACTTTATTCTTGCCTTTTTGagaatttataaatataccATTGGCCATGaagtggaaaaaaaaaaatatgttgcaaatttcaagtttttgttaaatttcTTAGATAATTTCTATGGTAATAGATACAAAGTTTGGGCGTCCTACCCTAATCCATGGATgtatgaaaaaattaccGTATTTAAGAAGTTGATGGAAGTGTTAAAGGATGAGGGTGTATTCAAATGGCCAGACATAGATTATACTTTGAATTCTACAGAAAAAGTAGCATTAGAAAGGCTATAAATTAGATGTGTATACGACCAAAACACTCATAATACAccaatataaatatttatatttttaattttctacCAACGAAAAAGccaagaaagaaaaacatGGTGTagtttataaataaataattactACCATTGTGATTATGattacttttaatttttttaaaaaaattagtcaCCATTTTCAATGCTAcaggtttattttttgtctcTTGTTTACTGTCTTTTGCTGATTCTTTGTGATCCTTGGTGGTAAATGGGGGTGGTTGATTATTAGGTTGAtcttttactttatttCCATTTCCCACAATCAATAACTCTATTATTAGATTATGCCTATATAAAGCAAACGACGTTTGTTTTTCCAGTAGACATTGTTTCAAATCCCTATCGCTCGATATTTTAACACTTTTTGTTTCggaaatataaaaatacatgTTATCCGTTGTGATGTTGCAACTTTTCAACTGAGTATTTAGCTGGgcaaatatattttctttctcatCATACATAATTCGAATAGTTTTAATTCTGTTTTCTATCTTCAAACTCCTTTTGTGTTCGCTTGTTTCGTCGCAATTAAAAATCTtgaaaactaaaaaaacaGGATATTGTAGGGCGTTTTTGAAAGTTTCCCAATAAAGAtcattttcttccttttctcTAGCAATTATTTCTGCATGTGTTAGTTGTAAAACAGATACCATTCCTATCAATTTATCCTGTTCGTTTTCGTCAATAACGGGCAAGTTTAGAAAATTACCCTTAAACATCATTTGCAATGCTTCCGATACTAAATTTGAACTGTAAGCAAAATTTGGTCTAATGGTCATAACCCTCGTGATTTTACTTATACTAGGCTCAATATCTGGGTCAACTAGCACTCTATAAACAATATCTTTGCTGGTtaaaataccaataatattaaaatctaAAAGTTGGTGAGCATATTCAGcattggtattattgaCAACATCCTTCACCAAAATAGCAGTGGTATTATATTTTCGCATTAAAGCCAATGCCTCAGATATGGTGGAATCTAGACCTATAATCACTGGCTTAGTGAAATAATGACCATCTTGAAGGACCATTTTTAGtgaataattataatcaaatCTATCTAAACTGGGgattactttttttaaatttttagtaATATCAAATATACCTACAATATCTTCGTGATTATTagctttattatttttgataatcaAATGTCTAATTTTCTTCTGACACATGATCCTTAAAGCCGTTATGAGTTCCGTGTGATCATCTATAATCAATGGGTTTCTTGTGTAGatatctttaattttaacgTTGCTATTTAAATTAGAACGAAATGCTAAATCTTTGGTGGTAATAACACCAACTAGAACTTTATTTTGAGAATAAACCAACAAACAATGAACTTTTAGTTTCTTAAATCTTTGAGCAACAGTTCTGACATCATCAGTAACGGAACATCCAAGGGGTGGGTCTAGAGGTAAGTTACTTAATGTAATAATACTTTTCATTGTTGgtatatcttttattacCTACTCTCtgtctttttaaaaaaataaaaaacaaaaaaaaattgatgtttttagtaatattaaGACAGTTTTAAAGGGTATATTTTACAAGTTACAATGTTTTAGCCGCTcaaatatttgatttaaatTTGTTGAACTAAGTTTTACTATGGATACATCGCACCTTCAGCAGAATCAGTCACgtgtataataattatgtattatttataaatcGCGTAGATGATCTGTTTCACTTGTGCTCGCAGTCAAGCTCAAGATTTATTTAAGGGAAGGGATTGAAGATCATTAACTGTACACaaagtctttttttttttttttttttttttttcaaatatttttctacAACTTTTGGAGGGTAAAAAATGTCTCTGATAAACTAAAGTGAAATTGCaagtaaatataatatagaTATTTAAATCCAGGGATGCATGGCAATGGaggtgttatttttaactattAAAGATACggattttctttattttgtcTTCTAAAAAAGTTGTCTGCAGCATTATTGGTTTTAGCAATtgtaaaaagtaaataattatatatagaagcaatttttttcttttttttttttttttttttttttttattatatccATGCAAATAACCAAAATATCGACACGTAAACATCTTTGAGGTTGCTcgtattttgttttgacacaatttttgaaattgccgagaaaaaaaacataacaCAGAAAACTATGTATCAACACGGTGGCGTTGTTGGTAGATAGGaaacaataattaaaaataaattagagATTGAGACAAtcaataattatattagcCATGGCAACTAAAAGATAAGTTCACTCTCACAGGGCAAAAGCAACTAAAATGTCTTGTAATTTGTCAGgttttaatatcaaatacaagaaatttatatatatatatatttcttcgCCTCTTTCTATTGTAAAAATCgaggaaataaaaaagatctGCTATACAATCTTATTTCCGATAAGAACTCTATTACTCATCTTTATATCCGGTACTAATTACTAAGCATTATTCCTTTAAGTAATACTAACTATTTTAACTTTGTTCtattaagaaaaacaaaacaaaacatatatatatatatatatgttaaaCGCAATATAAGTTcgacattttttttacttctacttttgttattatcatcattattataactaCTAGAGTTATTTGGGTgtaagtaaaaaaaaaaaagtaaggaacaaaaagttaaaactACTACATATTAAACGGGTTTCTAGATACgcacacacacacacatcTAGATATATAAATCCTGTTATAAAAACTAGAAACTTTAAGAcgacaacaaaaaaaaaaaaaatgaaaaagtcATCACCTTCTACTTCTTCAACAGTATCATCCTCTATACAGGTTTCCAATTCGTCATCTCTCAAACACGGTATGCAACGAACCTCTGGAGAaacaaattcaaaaaaagacaatGAGGAATCATACGGCAGCGATAGCAATAAACCAGATTACTATATAGATAAAGATGAGTTAGAAAAAGTACTAGATTCTAATATATATCCACAAAAAAGACTATTTCGTTATTTACACACCAGGAAAATACCTGATATACCTGAgaacaatgaaaaaagaaaaacttatCCCCTTTATCATTCTAATCCTATTAGcagaatattttttttgtgggTGATGCCTTTAATTAAGATTGGTTATAAAAGAACTTTACAACCTATGGATTTATTTAAGTTAGATGAAAGATTATCCATTGAAAAGTTGTATTCTGATTTTGAAAGTATCTGGTTGGCAAATAGTTCTAAATACAACAGCTACAAAGGAGAATCCAACAAAATTCCAAGATACCTATTAGTTAAATGTGTTTTGTTAAGTTTCAAATATATGCTTGGGTTTTCTGTACTTTTCTGTATTTTAGGTAACTGTTCCTCTGCGTTTAATCCAATGCTAACTAAAAggttaattaattttgtgGAAGCTAAGCAGCTCCTGCCTCATTTACATGTCAATAAAGGTGTTGGCTATGCAATTGGAGcttctattattatgttGTTGAATGGTATTTTCTTCAATCATTTTTTGCATAATTCTATGATGGCTGGTGGACAAATTAGAAGTGTGTTGACCAAAGCTTTGTTGaagaaaagttttaaattgtCTGGATATTCTCAGTATAAATATAGCACGGGTAAAATTACTTCTATGATGAGTACTGATTTGAGTAGATTGGAGTTGGCATTCGCCTTTCAACCTATGTTATGGGCCTTCCCAGCccctattattattgtgtTGGTTTTGTTAATTATCAATGTGGGCCCAATATCTTTGGTTGGTATtgctttgttttttgttgctgttaCTGTAACTTTATTGGCTTTCAAAAGAATGATTAAATTCAGAATCCAGGCGAATATTTTCACTGATCAAAGAGTGACTTTTATGAGAGAAATTTTGAGTAATATGAAAATGATCAAGTACTATGCCTGGGAGGATGCTTATCAGAGTAATGTGGAGGGAAAACGTAAATTGGAAGTTGGGAGAGTTGTTAGAATGCAATACacaagaaatttttttacgGCAATGGCTTTGATTGTACCAAGTTTGTGTTCATTGATTGTATTTTTAGCTCTTTATAAGTTGAAGGGACATAGCAAAGGTGCTGGGGatatcttttcttctttatctCTATTTCAAGTTTTAAGTAttcaaatgttttttttgccaaTATCTTTAGCTACTGGGATTGATGGATTTATTGCTTTGGGTAGGATTCAAGACTTCTTATTaactgaagaagaagatgaggACGACAATCATAACAATGCTGGATACTTTGGTCCCTGCGATTCGGAGAGCAATGCTTTGGAATTGGAACATTGCTCTTTTGAATGGGATGATTATGAATCCATGGAGTCCGGTACTGTGGCGAAAGCTGATACCAAACTATCAATAACTAAGGATGAAAAACTTCAAGATTTACAAACTACTAGTTTTAAAGGGTTCGAggatttaaattttacaattaaaaaGGGTGAAATGGTTATTGTTACAGGTAGTATTGGTACAGGTAAAACATCTTTATTACTTGCATTAGCAAAATTTATGAAGCAATCAAATCCTATGGGAAAATTCAAACAAGCTGGCTCTTTACTACTATGTGGTTATCCTTGGGTTCAAAACACCACTGTCCGTAACAACATTTTATTTGGTTCTAAATTTGATCCTCAAAAGTACTCCAAAATAATGGATGCTTGTTCGTTACTGAGTGATTTGGAGATTTTACCGGCCGCTGACTTGACTGAAATAGGAGAACGTGGTATTACCTTATCAGGTGGCCAAAAAGCTCGTATTAATTTGGCAAGAAGTGTGTATAAAGATAAAGACATTTACTTATTTGATGATGTTTTGAGTGCGGTTGATGCGAGAGTTGGTAAGCACATCATGGATGCGTGCATGCTAAAGTATTTAAAGGGCAAAACCAGGATCTTGGCCACTCATCAATTGAGTCTGATTGAAAAAGCTGATAGGGTTATATTTTTGGGGACTGATGGTAACTTTGACATTGGTACGGTAGCTGAACTTTGTAAACGGAGCACAGGGTTTGCTAATTTATTGGAATTTTCACAAAATCTGgctgaaaaggaaaagatgAAGGAAATGGAGGATGAGGCGGTTGATTGTGGTGAAGATGTTGCAGAAAACCCTGACGGTATTAGTGAGGATGAGGTCACAGAGCTTCATTACGATCATGATCAATTGGAACTAAAAAAACGAATAACAAGAAGCACTGTGGCAACTGGGGCCAATAGTGATAAGAATGAGATTCTTATCAAGGAAGAAGATAAACCAGATGCTGAAAAAAGAGGACAAATCACAAATAAAGAAGAGCGTGCGGTTAACAGCATTGGCTTCAATATATACAAGGAGTATGTCCAGGCCGGTGCTGGCAAGAGGTTGTATctgctttttatttttatatatggCTTACTGGTTATATTTACTGCATTTACGAATCTATTCACCTCTGTTTGGTTATCTTTTTGGACTGAAATGAAATTTACAAATAGAGGAGAAGGGTTTTATATGGGGATGTATTGTTTTTGGGTATTTGTTACGTTGCTATTTATGGTATGTCAGTTTACGTTGTTGTGTACCGTTGGCGTTAATGCCAGTAAGAATTTGAACTTGAAAGCGGTTAGAAAGTTGTTACACACACCAATGAGTTTCATGGATACGACACCAATTGGTAGAGTTTTAAATCGTTTTACCAAGGACACGGATACATTGGACAACGAGATTGTGGAGCAACTTAGATTATTTATCTACCAAACAGCGAATTTAGGTGGTGTTATTATCATGTGTATTATTTATCTTCCTTGGTTTGCGATTGCAGTACCCTTTTTGCTAGGAGCTTATGTTTTATTGGCGGATCATTACCAAAGTAGTGGTAGAGAGGTTAAAAGATTGGAGGCGGTGCAAAGATCATTTGTTtacaataattttaatgaaGTTTTGAGTGGGATGTTAACGATCAAATGTTATAATTTGAAAGACATGTTTTTGGAGAAGAacgatttttttattaataaacagAACGAAGCCACTTTTTTGTCAGTTGCTGTACAAAGATGGGTTGCCCTTTCCATGGATATAGTTGCTGTGGCGTTTGCGTTGATTATTACATTGTTATGTGTAACCAGACAATTCCACGTTGGTGCAAGCAGCACAGGTGTTATGTTAACTTATGTTTTACAGTTGCCAGGCATTTTGAACACCTTGTTGCGGGCCATGACGCAGACAGAAAATGATATGAATAGTGTTGAACGACTAGTTAGTTATGCAAATACATTACCACAGGAAGCTGCTTATAGAAGTGAAATAACTATGGATAAAAACTGGCCTGTTCATGCAAGTATCAAATTTGACAACGTTAATATGAGTTACAGACCCGGATTACCTttagttttgaaaaatgtgAGTATGGAGATTAAATCTGGTGAAAAGATAGGAATTTGTGGAAGAACAGGAGCGGGTAAAAGTACCATTATGAGTGCGTTGTATAGATTGGTGGAATTAAGCAGTGgtcatatttttatagaCGGTGTTGATATTAGTAAAATTGGATTATATGATTTGAGATCTAAGCTATGTATTATTCCACAAGATCCTGTTTTGTTTAAAGGCACTATAAGGAAGAATTTGGATCCATTTGGGGAACGTAGCGATGAGGAGTTGTGGGATGCTTTAGTTAGAGGGGGTGCGATAAGTGACCTTGGAGCTGTTACTAATGGAGACAAATTACATAAGTTTCATTTGGATCAGATGGTACAAGAAGATGGTGTCAATTTTTCGCTTGGTGAGAGACAGTTATTGGCTTTGAGTAGAGCATTGGTACGAAATTCCaagattttgattttagaTGAGGCCACTAGTAGTGTTGATTATGAAACGGATTCCAAAATTCAAAGCAAAATTATAGGAGAGTTTTCGCACTGCACTATTTTGTGTATTGCCCACAGATTAAAAACGATTTTAAATTACGATCGTATTTTAGTTTTGGATAGAGGTGAAATTAAAGAGTTTGATACGCCATATAACCTATATCATTCTGGCGGCAACAATAATGGAAATAAAGGAATATTTAGAGATATGTGCGATAGATCTGGTATAACTGCTGATAATTTTGAAGAGCCGAAGAGGGGTTGATTTTAGAACAATATGAATACAGTGAGAGAGAACGTTAGTAGTGGATAAGTCTTAATAAAGGGACTATCAGCTGGTTGGAGAAAAAGGtctagtttttttttttattggaaataaaaataatatagtACATCGATGACTTTGCGTGgaatattttgtaaatgtACGGGGGAGGAGAGGAATattttatgtatatattttattttattttgtttataataacTGTGttgtattataataattaaaactaatatctttataatcatAAGGCGAATAGGATTGTTTACTggtaatttaatttaatttaatttaatttaatttaattttattttatttttttttttcatgctgcaaagatattaaaatattggaGAAGTGGGATAATTAAACAAAGGGTGgaataaatagataaaatGCTCAAATTTTGTATTGCTAAATTATCTGCGTTTTGTATTCGCCACCA
This window contains:
- the YOR1 gene encoding ATP-binding cassette transporter YOR1 (similar to Saccharomyces cerevisiae YGR281W | YOR1 | Yeast Oligomycin Resistance) — its product is MKKSSPSTSSTVSSSIQVSNSSSLKHGMQRTSGETNSKKDNEESYGSDSNKPDYYIDKDELEKVLDSNIYPQKRLFRYLHTRKIPDIPENNEKRKTYPLYHSNPISRIFFLWVMPLIKIGYKRTLQPMDLFKLDERLSIEKLYSDFESIWLANSSKYNSYKGESNKIPRYLLVKCVLLSFKYMLGFSVLFCILGNCSSAFNPMLTKRLINFVEAKQLLPHLHVNKGVGYAIGASIIMLLNGIFFNHFLHNSMMAGGQIRSVLTKALLKKSFKLSGYSQYKYSTGKITSMMSTDLSRLELAFAFQPMLWAFPAPIIIVLVLLIINVGPISLVGIALFFVAVTVTLLAFKRMIKFRIQANIFTDQRVTFMREILSNMKMIKYYAWEDAYQSNVEGKRKLEVGRVVRMQYTRNFFTAMALIVPSLCSLIVFLALYKLKGHSKGAGDIFSSLSLFQVLSIQMFFLPISLATGIDGFIALGRIQDFLLTEEEDEDDNHNNAGYFGPCDSESNALELEHCSFEWDDYESMESGTVAKADTKLSITKDEKLQDLQTTSFKGFEDLNFTIKKGEMVIVTGSIGTGKTSLLLALAKFMKQSNPMGKFKQAGSLLLCGYPWVQNTTVRNNILFGSKFDPQKYSKIMDACSLLSDLEILPAADLTEIGERGITLSGGQKARINLARSVYKDKDIYLFDDVLSAVDARVGKHIMDACMLKYLKGKTRILATHQLSLIEKADRVIFLGTDGNFDIGTVAELCKRSTGFANLLEFSQNLAEKEKMKEMEDEAVDCGEDVAENPDGISEDEVTELHYDHDQLELKKRITRSTVATGANSDKNEILIKEEDKPDAEKRGQITNKEERAVNSIGFNIYKEYVQAGAGKRLYLLFIFIYGLLVIFTAFTNLFTSVWLSFWTEMKFTNRGEGFYMGMYCFWVFVTLLFMVCQFTLLCTVGVNASKNLNLKAVRKLLHTPMSFMDTTPIGRVLNRFTKDTDTLDNEIVEQLRLFIYQTANLGGVIIMCIIYLPWFAIAVPFLLGAYVLLADHYQSSGREVKRLEAVQRSFVYNNFNEVLSGMLTIKCYNLKDMFLEKNDFFINKQNEATFLSVAVQRWVALSMDIVAVAFALIITLLCVTRQFHVGASSTGVMLTYVLQLPGILNTLLRAMTQTENDMNSVERLVSYANTLPQEAAYRSEITMDKNWPVHASIKFDNVNMSYRPGLPLVLKNVSMEIKSGEKIGICGRTGAGKSTIMSALYRLVELSSGHIFIDGVDISKIGLYDLRSKLCIIPQDPVLFKGTIRKNLDPFGERSDEELWDALVRGGAISDLGAVTNGDKLHKFHLDQMVQEDGVNFSLGERQLLALSRALVRNSKILILDEATSSVDYETDSKIQSKIIGEFSHCTILCIAHRLKTILNYDRILVLDRGEIKEFDTPYNLYHSGGNNNGNKGIFRDMCDRSGITADNFEEPKRG